Sequence from the Candidatus Dormiibacterota bacterium genome:
GATTGCGGGCCATAATCGTTTTTTTGTCGGTATCAATGCCAGCGCCTTCACGAAAATCATATTCGTAAAGAGTCTGCATTGCGACTATTCGGCCAAGATGTCGGTTTGATGCCATTTAGGTCCGCTTAATCTTTACCAGTCCCAGCTTAATCGCCTTATGCAGGCGGCGGGCTACATTCCTGCCATCTGAGGCCGGCTGCAACTGCGGCGCTGCCAGCGCGTGATGGCTGCGGCGGTTACGGATGCGAGATTTTGATGTGCGTTTCTTGGGTACTGCCACTAGGTGCTCCTTTTAACTTTCACTTTTTTTCATTTTTATTCCGGCACAATCAGCCGCGCAGAGTTGCTTCGGCGGCAAGTGTACCACTATTTCCTGCCGGGCCGCTTCATCTAGATCCACCCTACCGGAAGAGGTAATGGGAAACTGATCGTCGGCCGGCTCTAAACTGAATTCCGCCGTAAAGGGGAAGTCTAGCTCGTGGACAAAAGAACGCAAACAGCGATGACATTCCAGCTCTACACTAGTTTGCAACCTGCCAGCCAGCTCCAATCCAGTTTTGGTTCGGGCAAATTTAAGCTGGCCGTTAACCGGCGAAGCAAGAGTGACATCTTCAAGCTCAGGCTGTTCGCCTGCAATATTAAATTCGGCGGTTGTGCCTTCGTCTGAAGCTAAAATGTCACTTACATCTACGTGCATATGCGCGCTCTTGAGGGAAATTATAACAGCTTTTGCCCCTTCAGGCAAACATTATACAAAGTAATGCCATTGCCCCGCTGGCCCTGAATTTCATTCCTTTACTACGAAGTTCACCAGCTTATCTGGTACGTAAATCTCTTTAATGATTTTCTTGTCCTCGGTGTGACGCTGCACCGCCTCATGGGCTTTGGCTAGCTCCACTATATCTGCCTGACTTGCGCCCGGAGCAGCCGAAAGCGCAGCCCGCACCTTGCCATTTATCTGTACCACCACCTCTATCAGTTCATCTTGTGTCAGCTTTTCGTCAAAAACCGGCCAGCTGGTAATGTGAATACTCTCTTTATGGCCCAACTGCTGCCACAGCTCTTCTGTAATATGCGGCGCGAACGGTGCCAGTATTTTAAGCAATATCTCTAGGCTTTCCTGCCACACATCACCTCTCAGCGGCAAATCTTTCTTGAGCTTATACATCTCGTTCACCAGCTCCATCTGGGCGGCAATGGCGGTATTAAAGCCGAATACCTGCAAATCTTCGGTTACCTTTTTGAGTGTCTTATGGGTAGCACTGGCCAGGGCTGCTTCTAGGGCTTGATCTGTGCCTTTATCTTCCAGTGTATCCTTAGAGGACAAGTACTCCTGTGTAAGCACCCAAACTCGGTTCAAAAAGCGCTTAGTGCCATCTATGCCACTGGGGTTAAACGGCCCACCCTGCTCGTATGGACCCATAAACATTAGATAAATGCGGAAGGTATCGGCGCCGTAATCGCCCACCCAATCATCGGGGTTAATCACGTTCCCGCGCGATTTGCTCATTTTCTGCCCGTCCGGCCCCAAGATTAGCCCTTGATTAAACAGGCGCTTAAAAGGCTCATTAAACTCAATCTCTTTCGCGTCGTGCAAAACCTTAGTAATGAACCGGGCGTAAAGCAGGTGCAGAATAGCATGCTCCACTCCGCCTATGTACTGATCGACCGGCAGCCAATGCTTGGTTTTTTCTTTATCAAAAGCCGCCTTATTATTATTTGGGTCAGGGTAGCGCAAAAAGTACCAGCTGGAATCAACAAACGTATCCATAGTGTCTGTTTCGCGCCGGGCAGGGCCTTTGCATTTAGGGCACTTAGCCTCGTAAAAATCGGGGCTTTCTGAAAGAGGGGATTTACCAGTCGGCTTGAACTTTACCTCCAGCGGCAGTTCCACCGGCAGCTGATCCTCTGGTACCGGCTGGGTGCCGCACGTGTCACAATAAACAATCGGGATCGGCGCACCCCAGTAGCGCTGGCGGCTTATCAGCCAGTCGCGCATTTTATAGTTCACCTTCTCACGGCCAAACTGTTTGGTCATTTTTTCACGAGCTTCAGCCGAATTCTGGCCATCAAACTCCCCCGAGTTTGTTATTTCCCCCTCACCTGAGTAAGGCAGCTCGCCGGCCTTAATTACTTCTGTAACGGTCAAATCGAATTTTTTGGCAAACTCATAATCACGCTCATCATGAGCCGGCACCGCCATAATAGCGCCTGTACCGTAGCCAGCCAGTACGTAATCGGCCACCCATACTGGAATCTTTTCCTTTGTAGCAGGGTTAATGGCGTAAGCGCCGGTAAACACGCCGGTTTTAGCACGCTCGGTATCCATCCGTTCCACTTCAGATTTTGAAGCCGCTTGGCGGGTGTACTTTTCTACCTCATGCTGATGCTCGCTAGTCGTAACTCTACCCACCAACTCGTGCTCTGGCGCTAGCACCATATAGGTAGCACCGTAAATCGTATCGGCGCGGGTGGTAAAGACTTTAATGGCCGATTTGGAACCTTCAATCTTAAATTCCAGCTCCGCCCCCACGCTGCGGCCTATCCAGTTGCGCTGCATCTGCTTGATCTTCTCGGGCCATTCAATCTCTTCCAAGCCTTCTAATAGCCTGTCGGCGTACTCAGTAATCTTAAAAAACCACTGCTCGAGCTCTTTCTTGGTAACCGGCGTGCCGCAGCGCTCACACTCATTATTCGGCCCTATAACCTGCTCGTTTGCTAGCACGGTCTGACAGGAGGGGCACCAGTTCTGCCAGCCCTTGGCGCGGTAAGCTAGCTTTTGCTCGTATAATTTTAAAAACAGCCATTGGGTCCAGCGGTAGTACTCTGGCCTGGATGTATCTATGGACTTACTCCAATCGTACATAGCACCCATCGATTTCAGCTGGGCGGTCATAGTTTTAACGTTCCCGGCGGTCCATTTGGCCGGAGCTATATCGCGCTTAATGGCCGCGTTTTCGGCCGGCAGCCCGAAGGCGTCGAACCCAATCGGGTGCAGTACTTTCTTGCCCTGCATACGGTTAAAGCGGGCAAATGTATCGCTCGGGCCGAAGCAGTACCAATGACCGGAGTGCAGATCGCCCGAAGGGTATGGGAACATTACCAGGCAGTAGAATTTATGCCTAGACTTATCGGTTTCGGTTTTGTACAAGCCGGTTTCTTCCCAAATCTTCTGCCATTTGGACTCGACCGTTTTTGGATTATAGCTGTTCATTAATGCTTATTGTAACCTGATAGCCGCCTAGTGTCATCTGAAAAAAGAACACCCCGGAAAACGAGGTGTTCTCCGGGGCTATTAACGGTTGACCGTACGGCACTCGCTGCGAGCCTGGTGCGGCTTGCCGATGCGCTTGCCATCTTTGTCGTAGACAGCCACTGTATGCACCGCCCTTATGCGCACCTGGCTGAGCCTGGGCGCCCTGATGCGATACCAGCTTTTGTAATAGGCGTTTCTGCTTTCTCCGGCCTGAGGCAGATTACGGGTATGCGAGTAGGTCTCGCCCCGTTTTTGAAAGCCTCCATCTTTCAGGCAGCGGTAAAAGCTGATGCTTTTTTTGATGGCACCTGGCTGCTTGCCCGTGCTCTGCATCTGGTAGTAGGCCGTTACCTGCTTTTGAGCGAGCTTTACTTTGACCTGTACGGTAACATCCGTACGGCTGTCTATGTACTTCTTGATCTGCCAGCCGCCAAGCACCACGACAGCTATAACCACGAAAACTTTGAGTTTGCCCATACTCTCTCCTCAGATCGAGCTGTAAAGAACAATAGCCACTTTATGCGGCTGTAATTGCGGTAACTTTAGTATCTTTTTGCTAGTATGTCAAACCTTGGGCGGAATGATAGAGCCAGCACCCTCGGGGCTGATAAATGAATTAACATAATCCGGCTTAAATACCGATTTAGGATTACGGGCATCAGGGTCAATTACCGTTACCTTCTCGTCCTCCCACTCTGCAATGATAATGGCATGAATGTTTTTATTTTCCGGGCTACCAAAGCCGGGCTTCATGGTTACAATTACCGGAAAGCCCTGACGCACTATTTGCTCCACAGATTTTCCAAGCACGTTTTTATTGTAAAAATCTACCTCCTCGGTGGTTTCAATGTAGCCGGCCGCTTTCATTTTGGAGAAATCGGTTGGCTGCGGCCCGTTGATCTGCCAGGAAACTATCGGCGCATGGTATTTGTGGCGCAGAACCTTGGAAAGAAGCGGGCGCTTCCAGTCCTGGCCCTGGGTTTTCAGTAAGCGGCCATCTAAGTCCAGGCAAAATTGGCTGGGCTGTATGGTTTTATCTAAATAACCGGCGGCGGCCAGCAACATATAAAAATCGATCGGCGCGCAGCTGCGCATAGCACGGTGTTCGCCCAGTTGGCCGTTCAAAGATTGAAGTGTAATAGGGTCTATTGTCATTGGGCTATTTTAGCGGAAACTGGTCTTGCTTTCGAGCCTGCCAAGCTTCACCTTGGCGAACTAGCTTGGCCTTGTCGGCCTGGTCAGAGAGCAGCAGTGCAACTGCCTCCTCGGCAAACACACCGTTCTGCGAGCCTTTAGCTAGCACCGTATCGCCACCTTTAAGCTTACGGGCTAAGAAGCGGCCGGCTTCATAAGGGGAATTGAACCGGTGGATTTTGCTCTCGTCTAAGCCCGCACCCCTAGCGGCCGATGCTAGATGCTTGTTAGCGTTTTCGCCAATCGTTAAAAGCATATCAATACTACTGCAAGCCTTGCCGACCTCCTGGTGGCCGGCTTCAGCGTAGCTGCCAAGTTCGTTCATTGAACCGAGTATGGCGATTTTACGGCCGCCGTTTGATTGCTTTAAGGTTTCAAGGGCGCAAAGGACGGCTTTGGGGCTGGAATTGTAGGTATCATCAATAATCACCGAGCCTCGCTTGCCGGGCAAGAGCTGCATGCGGCCAGGTACCGGAGTTATTTTAGCAATACCTTCAGCCAGTTGTTTTTCGGTTAGGCCCAGCAACTTGGCTACGGCGGCGGCGGCGGCTACTATTCGCAGGCTGTGCTCACCCACCAGTTCCGTCTTAAACTTTACGCTCTTTTTGCCCCACTTTAGCGCACCCGAATACCCTTTTGCTTGGCGTTTGAAGTTTTCGAAATGAAAATCACCCTGCTTCAGGCCATAAGAATATAGTTTGCCGCCGATTTGCTGAACCTCTTCTACCGTGCGAGGATCATCGGCATTGTACACCACCTGACGGCTACCCGAAGCTAGTGCCGTTTTTTCGCGAATGATTGCCGTAAGTGAGCCGAAACCCTCCATGTGCACCTGCTGAATGGCAGTAACCACCCCTACGTCGGGCTGTATGTAACGCATAAACTGCTGGATCTCACCCGGGCGGTCGGCTCCCATTTCTAGCACCAAAACATCATATGGGTATGGCTCGCCTAGCCGCCTATCTATTTGCCTAAGAATTTTCAACCACTCTGCCGGTTGAGTTAAGTTCTCTGGCACATCAAGCTCAAAGATAGATAGGGGCAGGCCGATTTCGGTATTGTAATTACCTTGGTGGGCCAGCACTCTAAATTTTTGGCCAAGCACAGCGGCGATAGCTAGTTTAGTGCTGGTCTTACCGACACTGCCGGTAATAGCCACTATCTTAAGGTTGTTTTTCTTAATTAATTTTTTAACCCGTCGCTCAAGCTGACGGGCAATTGCACGGCGGAGCAATGTTTTCATAACATTATTGTATCTGATAATACGAGGTAAATAAAAGAAAACACCCCCACCTTAACGCAGTGGGGGTATGGAGGCAGTGCCTCAGCGGCTCCCGGTAGGAAGCATTTGCTGCTTTCGTCCGCTGTTGGGAGAACTCGGCAGCAAAGAATCGTAGCATAGATGCCAGACGGTCTCGGGACCCGCCTATAGGCACCTATGCCTTCCGATGCAGACGATGAGTGCATCGGCCCCCTTGGTGAGGTAAGCTACCCGAGAAGTACCCAGG
This genomic interval carries:
- the leuS gene encoding leucine--tRNA ligase → MNSYNPKTVESKWQKIWEETGLYKTETDKSRHKFYCLVMFPYPSGDLHSGHWYCFGPSDTFARFNRMQGKKVLHPIGFDAFGLPAENAAIKRDIAPAKWTAGNVKTMTAQLKSMGAMYDWSKSIDTSRPEYYRWTQWLFLKLYEQKLAYRAKGWQNWCPSCQTVLANEQVIGPNNECERCGTPVTKKELEQWFFKITEYADRLLEGLEEIEWPEKIKQMQRNWIGRSVGAELEFKIEGSKSAIKVFTTRADTIYGATYMVLAPEHELVGRVTTSEHQHEVEKYTRQAASKSEVERMDTERAKTGVFTGAYAINPATKEKIPVWVADYVLAGYGTGAIMAVPAHDERDYEFAKKFDLTVTEVIKAGELPYSGEGEITNSGEFDGQNSAEAREKMTKQFGREKVNYKMRDWLISRQRYWGAPIPIVYCDTCGTQPVPEDQLPVELPLEVKFKPTGKSPLSESPDFYEAKCPKCKGPARRETDTMDTFVDSSWYFLRYPDPNNNKAAFDKEKTKHWLPVDQYIGGVEHAILHLLYARFITKVLHDAKEIEFNEPFKRLFNQGLILGPDGQKMSKSRGNVINPDDWVGDYGADTFRIYLMFMGPYEQGGPFNPSGIDGTKRFLNRVWVLTQEYLSSKDTLEDKGTDQALEAALASATHKTLKKVTEDLQVFGFNTAIAAQMELVNEMYKLKKDLPLRGDVWQESLEILLKILAPFAPHITEELWQQLGHKESIHITSWPVFDEKLTQDELIEVVVQINGKVRAALSAAPGASQADIVELAKAHEAVQRHTEDKKIIKEIYVPDKLVNFVVKE
- a CDS encoding DUF177 domain-containing protein is translated as MHVDVSDILASDEGTTAEFNIAGEQPELEDVTLASPVNGQLKFARTKTGLELAGRLQTSVELECHRCLRSFVHELDFPFTAEFSLEPADDQFPITSSGRVDLDEAARQEIVVHLPPKQLCAADCAGIKMKKSES
- the murF gene encoding UDP-N-acetylmuramoyl-tripeptide--D-alanyl-D-alanine ligase, with the protein product MKTLLRRAIARQLERRVKKLIKKNNLKIVAITGSVGKTSTKLAIAAVLGQKFRVLAHQGNYNTEIGLPLSIFELDVPENLTQPAEWLKILRQIDRRLGEPYPYDVLVLEMGADRPGEIQQFMRYIQPDVGVVTAIQQVHMEGFGSLTAIIREKTALASGSRQVVYNADDPRTVEEVQQIGGKLYSYGLKQGDFHFENFKRQAKGYSGALKWGKKSVKFKTELVGEHSLRIVAAAAAVAKLLGLTEKQLAEGIAKITPVPGRMQLLPGKRGSVIIDDTYNSSPKAVLCALETLKQSNGGRKIAILGSMNELGSYAEAGHQEVGKACSSIDMLLTIGENANKHLASAARGAGLDESKIHRFNSPYEAGRFLARKLKGGDTVLAKGSQNGVFAEEAVALLLSDQADKAKLVRQGEAWQARKQDQFPLK
- the rpmF gene encoding 50S ribosomal protein L32; its protein translation is MAVPKKRTSKSRIRNRRSHHALAAPQLQPASDGRNVARRLHKAIKLGLVKIKRT